DNA sequence from the Dehalococcoidia bacterium genome:
CTGCTCAAGCGCTTCACCACCAAGGTACAGCGCTCCGGCATCCTGCGGGAGGCGAAGCGCAAGCGGTTCTTCGTCTCCAAGGGCGAGGCCGCCCGCGAGAAGCAGCGCCGGGCCGCGCGCCGCCGGCACCGCATGCGCCGGTCCGAGTAGCGCTCAGGCCTGCGAGGCGCGCGACATCGCATCGTCCTCTGTGGTCGTGCGCCAAAAAAAGGGGGGATAGCCAACCTCACAGTGGGCTATCCCCGGCTCCCGGCTATTCTCGTTATTCTCCCCACGTTACTCAGTAGTGGTTACTTCTAAGGACTGCTTTTGCCTATCCTCATTCGCAGCGCGTACACGTCGCGCCGCCGCAGGCCCGTCTCCTGCACCACGCGCGCCACGGCCTCCTTCGGCGCAACGCCCTCGGCCAACAGCGCCTTGAGGCGCTTCTGAGCGTCCGGCCCCGTCACGGGCGCGGCCGCCGTCGGCGTCCCCCCCGCGATGACGAGGGTGAACTCGCCCCGAGGCTGCGCGAAGTGCTCCAGGGCCTCGCGCGCCGTCCCGCGAAAGACCTCCTCGTACAGCTTGGTCAGCTCCCGGCACACGGCCATCCGCCGGTCGCCCAGCGCCAGCGCCATGTCGGCCAGGCTCGCGCGCACCCGGTGCGGCGCCTCGAAGGCGACGATGGTGCGGGGCTGCGACCCCACCTCGGCCAGAAGACGCGACCGCGCCTTCTTGTCGCGCGGCAGAAATCCCAGGAAGGTGAATTGATCGGCGGGCAGCCCCGCGACGGCCAGCGCCGCCGTGATGGCGGACGGCCCCGGCACGGGCGCCACGCGATAGCCGCGGCGCACCGCCTCTACTACGAGCTCGTAGCCGGGGTCCGAGACCAGGGGCGTACCTGCGTCGGAGACCAGCGCCACGTCCTTGTCCGCCAAGGCGTTCAGCAGCGCGGGCAGGCGGGCCGCCTTGTTGTGCTCGTGGAAGCTGACGAGGGGCGTGGTGATGCCGTGCCTGGCCAGGATCTTGCGCGTGGTGCGCGTGTCCTCCGCGGCGATGAGCTGCACCTCCCGCAGGATGCGCAACGCCCGCGCGGTCAGGTCCTCCATGTTGCCAATGGGTGTGGCGACGACGTACAAGGTGGGCATAGGGCGGGCCTCAGCCTGCGTTCCCCGAAGACGGCGGTTGACGGGACGCCGCCTTTGTGGTAAATTTATCAATCGCGCCCGCGGGTGTGTTTCCACTGGGCCCGCACCCTTGCGATGCGCGATTTCGCCAAGGAAGGTGATAGTTCGTGGCCAACGATACGGGCAAGCGGTACTTCTGCTCCAAGTGCGGCTCCGAGTTCATCGTCACCAAGGGCGGCGCAGGCGCCATTGTCTGCTGCGACGTGCCGATGACCAGGAAGTAGCCCCCTCGGAACGCACTCTCACAACCAGGATAACCACAGGAGGTTTGGTGTGGCCAACCAACTCGGCAGACGCTACGTCTGTGACGTGTGCGGCACGCAGGTGCTCTGCACCAAGGCGGGCACGGGCGCCATCAAGTGCGACGGCAAGGACATGAGCCCTCAGCAGCCCCGGCCTCTTCCCTCGTCTGACTAGTCGGCGTTCTGGCAGTCCCCCGGGCGTCTCTCGCATATCCCCCGCGGGGGATATGCTTGTTTGGCGGGCAGCCGCTCCGGGCGGCGCCTTGCACGTCCGCTAGGCGACGCGCCGCACGACTCCAATAACGCGGCCCTGCACGTCCACGTCCGTCGCCTCCACATAGATCGGCTTGAAGGCGTCGTTCGCGGGCTGCAGGCGGATGCGTCCCTTTTCGCGGTAGAACCGCTTCAGCGTCGCCTCTCGCCGCGACTTTAGCCAGGCCGCCACCATCTGTCCGTTCTCTGCGGTCCGTACCTGCTGCAGGATGATGATGTCCCCGTCGTCAATGAAGGCGTCCACCATGGACTTGCCCTTGACGAGAAGGGCGTACACGTTCTCCTTGCCCTTCACCATGTCCGGCGACACGTCCACCGTGTCCAGCTCCGGCTGGCGCCACGTGTCGGACGATGGCACGGGAATGGGCTGGCCCGCGGCTATGGCGCCGATGAGCGGCACGGGGATCGACTGCCTGGGTCGCCCTTCGAGGAGCTCGATGCCCCGCGACACCTCCGGGTCCCGCCGCAGCGTGCCAAGGCGCTCCAAAATGTTCAGATTGTAGTCAACGACCGAGGTGGAGCTGATGTCGCACCCCCGCTGGATGTCCCGGA
Encoded proteins:
- the rsmI gene encoding 16S rRNA (cytidine(1402)-2'-O)-methyltransferase, which produces MPTLYVVATPIGNMEDLTARALRILREVQLIAAEDTRTTRKILARHGITTPLVSFHEHNKAARLPALLNALADKDVALVSDAGTPLVSDPGYELVVEAVRRGYRVAPVPGPSAITAALAVAGLPADQFTFLGFLPRDKKARSRLLAEVGSQPRTIVAFEAPHRVRASLADMALALGDRRMAVCRELTKLYEEVFRGTAREALEHFAQPRGEFTLVIAGGTPTAAAPVTGPDAQKRLKALLAEGVAPKEAVARVVQETGLRRRDVYALRMRIGKSSP
- the lexA gene encoding transcriptional repressor LexA, encoding MKTLSPKLSAKQRNIMDFIRSFLDDKGYPPTVRDIQRGCDISSTSVVDYNLNILERLGTLRRDPEVSRGIELLEGRPRQSIPVPLIGAIAAGQPIPVPSSDTWRQPELDTVDVSPDMVKGKENVYALLVKGKSMVDAFIDDGDIIILQQVRTAENGQMVAAWLKSRREATLKRFYREKGRIRLQPANDAFKPIYVEATDVDVQGRVIGVVRRVA
- the rpsU gene encoding 30S ribosomal protein S21, with product MDVILREGETQESLLKRFTTKVQRSGILREAKRKRFFVSKGEAAREKQRRAARRRHRMRRSE
- a CDS encoding desulfoferrodoxin, translated to MANDTGKRYFCSKCGSEFIVTKGGAGAIVCCDVPMTRK